Proteins from a genomic interval of Nostoc sp. TCL240-02:
- the cysE gene encoding serine O-acetyltransferase: MLSILRADFRIIFERDPAARNWLEVLFCYPGLQALLFHRLAHWLYTVGLPFIPRLISHLARFLTGIEIHPGATIGKSVFIDHGMGVVIGETAIVGDYALIYQGVTLGGTGKECGKRHPTVGENVVVGAGAKVLGNIQIGNNVRIGAGSVVLRDVPSDCTVVGVPGRIMYRSGVRVSPLEHNNLPDSEAQVIRALVDRIEALEEQIQTLQRTNSSEKTPVLVGCLATKEDEPTHDTRWCNLKDKTIQQFLDGAGI; this comes from the coding sequence GTGCTATCTATACTGCGTGCTGACTTTCGTATCATATTTGAACGTGACCCGGCTGCCCGTAACTGGTTGGAAGTTTTATTTTGTTACCCTGGTTTGCAAGCCCTGCTATTCCATAGGCTGGCTCACTGGCTTTATACGGTTGGTCTTCCTTTTATTCCTCGCCTGATTTCTCACTTGGCTCGATTTTTGACTGGAATTGAAATCCACCCTGGTGCAACAATTGGAAAAAGTGTGTTTATTGACCACGGTATGGGTGTAGTAATTGGTGAAACTGCGATCGTAGGAGACTATGCCCTAATTTATCAAGGTGTTACGCTTGGGGGTACTGGTAAAGAATGTGGTAAGCGTCATCCAACTGTGGGTGAAAACGTCGTAGTCGGGGCTGGAGCAAAGGTATTGGGCAATATCCAAATTGGTAATAATGTTCGTATTGGCGCTGGGTCTGTTGTTCTAAGGGATGTACCTTCAGACTGTACTGTGGTAGGAGTGCCTGGGCGCATCATGTATCGTTCTGGAGTTCGGGTTTCACCTCTTGAACACAATAACTTACCAGATTCAGAAGCTCAAGTAATTCGTGCTTTAGTAGACCGGATTGAGGCGTTGGAAGAACAAATACAAACTCTTCAACGCACCAATTCTTCAGAAAAAACTCCTGTTTTAGTGGGTTGTTTAGCCACCAAAGAAGATGAGCCAACTCACGATACTCGCTGGTGCAACCTCAAAGATAAGACCATCCAGCAATTTCTAGATGGTGCTGGTATTTAG
- a CDS encoding Npun_F5749 family FMN-dependent PPOX-type flavoprotein: MSLAPWRGAIAHALHRNRSLVYARYLQLATVQPNGRPANRTLVFRGFLEDTNQLRFITDTRSAKANQIQQQPWAEVCWYFPNTREQFRMAGNLTLISSDDSHQDLQPARIAMWQELSDAARLQFGWPYPGKPRIKEAGAFEPSPPDPIEPVPNFCLLLLDPVQVDHLELRGEPQNRWLYHRNDQQEWSSEAINP, from the coding sequence ATGTCTCTTGCTCCTTGGCGAGGTGCGATCGCTCATGCACTCCATCGCAACCGCAGCCTTGTTTATGCTCGTTACCTGCAACTAGCAACAGTGCAGCCCAATGGCCGCCCTGCTAATCGTACCCTAGTCTTTCGCGGCTTTTTAGAAGATACAAACCAGCTAAGATTTATCACCGATACTCGTAGCGCCAAAGCCAACCAAATACAGCAACAACCTTGGGCAGAAGTTTGCTGGTACTTCCCCAATACACGAGAACAATTCCGCATGGCTGGCAATTTGACCCTAATCAGCAGTGATGATTCTCACCAGGATTTACAGCCAGCCCGGATTGCAATGTGGCAAGAACTGAGTGATGCGGCGCGTTTACAGTTTGGTTGGCCCTATCCTGGTAAACCCAGAATCAAAGAAGCAGGAGCCTTTGAGCCATCACCACCCGATCCTATTGAGCCAGTCCCTAATTTTTGTCTCCTGCTACTCGATCCGGTGCAAGTAGACCATTTAGAATTACGCGGCGAACCACAAAATAGATGGCTTTACCACCGTAATGATCAGCAAGAGTGGTCTAGCGAAGCGATTAATCCGTGA